Below is a window of Deltaproteobacteria bacterium DNA.
AAGTCGCATGGATCTTGCCGGCCTCACGGGGTCCGGCGCCCTTCGCGCGGCGTCTCGATCGCTGCGAGCAGCGCGTCGACCTGCCCCATGACTTCGGCGAGCGCCGCGCGCGGCTTCGGCGCCCGCGACACCATCATCGCCCCCTCGCACAGCGCTCCGAACAGGAGGTGGGCGAGGGGCTTGAGCGATCCCGAGACCCGGCCCTCGGCCATGGCCTGCTGGAGCGCACCTTCGATGAGCCCGAGGCTGTAGCGTGCGTCGATCTCGCGCCATGCCTCCCAGCCGAGCACGACCGGCCCGTCGCGGAGAATGACGCGCTGCACGCCGGGGTCTATCGAGGCCTCGAGGAAGGCTCGACAGCCGGCCCGGAACTGACTCCACGCGTCGGGTCCGCGCGCGCCGGCGGCCGACGCTTCCATGAGCGCCTGCTCCGTCTCGTGGAAAACGGCGAGGAAGATCGCCTTCTTATCCGGGAAATGATGGTAGAAGGCGCCCTTGGTGACGCC
It encodes the following:
- a CDS encoding TetR/AcrR family transcriptional regulator, translated to MPTQEERSEATRGKLLAVARKLFRTRGYTRTFIEDIAARAGVTKGAFYHHFPDKKAIFLAVFHETEQALMEASAAGARGPDAWSQFRAGCRAFLEASIDPGVQRVILRDGPVVLGWEAWREIDARYSLGLIEGALQQAMAEGRVSGSLKPLAHLLFGALCEGAMMVSRAPKPRAALAEVMGQVDALLAAIETPREGRRTP